From a single Bemisia tabaci chromosome 10, PGI_BMITA_v3 genomic region:
- the LOC140225620 gene encoding uncharacterized protein, translating into MSGSDRTKRILCLSRLINDGIVTNENETNREVQSDKTIPDLTKSHDDINSEAETSACPRGTYKGDFDTESLASSSTANRFSALNFFIEEDAISEASSKPIAYVSPMKRPIGSQEEKSSEDENDDSVAYNHADANDQPQPSTLNHEDENEQPGASNLEDENNQPASSNHEDENDHSVASNNEDQSATSDADYEPSDSTSDDNSCDEIHSPVPNETKRKKENSQRKEKYSKNSGNVDASSINDPPAVETIVPSTSVVSKKKKITKKRTKKVSSDIILPTISKEQTKNKRVFDKRHCCLFCQTFHYHIVRHYERCHKVRA; encoded by the exons ATGAGTGGAAGTGACAGAACCAAACGGATTTTATGCCTGTCTAGGCTAATCAATGATG gtaTTGTCACGAATGAAAACGAAACCAACCGGGAAGTACAATCTGATAAGACTATTCCTGATCTCACAAAAAGCCACGATGATATTAATTCAGAAGCAGAAACATCTGCTTGTCCACGCGGAACTTACAAGGGTGATTTTGACACAGAAAGTTTAGCAAGTTCTTCTACAGCTAATCGTTTTTcagctctgaatttttttatagaggAAGATGCCATTAGTGAAGCCTCCTCAAAACCGATAGCTTATGTCAGTCCTATGAAGAGACCAATAGGCTCACAAGAGGAAAAAAGCTCTGAGGATGAAAACGATGATTCTGTCGCATACAATCATGCGGATGCTAATGACCAACCTCAACCTAGCACATTGAATCATGAAGATGAAAACGAGCAACCTGGTGCATCAAACCTTGAGGATGAAAACAACCAACCTGCCTCATCAAATCATGAGGATGAAAATGACCACAGTGTTGCATCAAATAATGAGGATCAGTCTGCAACATCAGACGCTGACTATGAACCATCTGACAGTACCTCTGATGACAATTCCTGTGATGAAATCCATTCTCCAGTCCCCAATGAaactaaaagaaagaaagaaaactctcaacgaaaggagaaatattcaaaaaactCAGGAAACGTAGATGCTTCAAGTATAAATGACCCACCAGCAGTTGAAACTATCGTTCCTTCCACATCAGTTGTgtcgaaaaagaagaaaataacgaAGAAGCGCACCAAAAAAGTATCATCAGATATCATATTGCCAACGATTTCGAAGGAGCAAACTAAGAATAaaagagttttcgataagagaCATTGTTGTCTATtttgtcaaacttttcattATCACATTGTCCGGCATTATGAGCGGTGTCATAAAGTCAGAGCCTGA
- the LOC140225619 gene encoding uncharacterized protein isoform X1 codes for MDSRLYTYADYTPCPYCLGFILKKNLSQHTWNCVGVSAEMQKRKAEGHIEDIISKSEALLGNCSAISIDQEFYQNIMTRMKDDEITGIVKNDTLILHLGAFLYAKFNVTQKEYIRQSMRMLARFLLEIQSIDEKITSLPMCFDPGNFDHILQAVQHLCIAEKRNLERVNFQKAALLLKLGPLLKKTSTLHRGMCLRQLNSEDPKVREEAKQGNNNAKNFIELMELEWKTRLSSTALSNLKERKYNCGELLPLTEDLMKLRAFVDAELNRVLKELKESITIPQSRYFSELLLVSVILFNKKRTGEAAKMKPAHYEKRPNWHENSADELKAAMSPLERKLGENMAVLDIRGKHDRSVPVVLTKEMQEGIEFLLKHRTQIGINKNNPYIFAIAGFDEAHLRGHDCVRKICGKLPLVKPRLIQGTKLRKYIATVTQILNLSTNETDWLARHLGHDIAVHRDFYRLHDSAIEATKVSRILLAVDSGQVNKFAGKKLNEINLNDLPDLDSEQPAVSVDVFLNDDNEVCENEPVASEPETRNTLLANTQQNEELGNVNENGPYENVPPPDCETVKRVSKRKKDISKELPHSEKENPKKPKRKPPLRTRNQKIEDDSDSYEPSSDGDSEKEYEEIAKKRSKSYSTVKHLSGSEFVNVSHLGPKRIFHSFQQAPSYPFFRGKFSNFLRSSTSRWGKSKTTYLYYGVSFCSNFIFSEEKQGNESLRCMQNILLRDKENQGSFQEIKLPQKNNMTESLQRRKRRYVVSHCGHQCTVSVHAIVTDYNDIFLSLLQSFIHVKVYIYKNCLKWKKQ; via the exons ATGGATTCCAGGCTGTATACTTATGCGGATTACACGCCATGTCCGTATTGTCTAGGATTCATATTGAAGAAAAACCTGAGCCAACATACTTGGAACTGTGTAGGGGTGTCAGCAGAAATGCAAAAAAGGAAAGCGGAAGGGCATATAGAAGATATTATCTCCAAAAGTGAGGCTCTTTTGGGAAATTGCTCTGCCATATCAATAGATCAAgagttttaccaaaatattATGACCCGTATGAAAGACGACGAAATAACTGGCATCGTAAAAAATGATACTTTGATTTTACATCTAGGTGCATTCCTATACGCTAAGTTCAACGTAACGCAAAAAGAATATATTAGACAATCAATGCGTATGCTTGccagatttttacttgaaattcaaAGCATCGACGAAAAAATTACTTCCTTGCCTATGTGTTTCGACCCTGGAAATTTTGATCATATTCTGCAAGCTGTGCAACATTTATGTATTGCTGAAAAGCGGAACTTAGAGCGAGTTAATTTTCAAAAGGCTGCACTATTATTGAAGCTGGGgccattattaaaaaaaacgagCACCCTTCACAGAGGTATGTGTCTCAGGCAACTGAACAGCGAGGACCCGAAGGTAAGAGAAGAAGCAAAGCAAGGTAACAATAATGCGAAAAATTTCATCGAGTTAATGGAACTGGAGTGGAAAACTCGACTTTCATCGACTGCCTTGTCTAATCTAAAAGAGCGGAAGTACAATTGCGGTGAGTTGCTCCCACTTACTGAAGATCTTATGAAGTTACGAGCTTTTGTTGATGCTGAATTGAATCGTGTACTTAAGGAACTGAAGGAGAGTATCACTATCCCACAAAGCAGGTATTTCAGCGAACTTCTACTGGTCAGTGTTATTTTGTTTAATAAAAAGCGAACAGGTGAGGCAGCAAAAATGAAACCAGCGCACTATGAGAAGCGGCCCAACTGGCATGAAAATTCAGCCGATGAGTTGAAAGCAGCCATGTCACCCTTGGAAAGAAAGCTTGGCGAAAATATGGCTGTTTTGGACATACGAGGAAAACATGATAGGTCTGTCCCTGTTGTATTGACGAAAGAAATGCAGGAAGGAATTGAATTCCTTTTAAAACATCGGACTCAGATCGGAATCAACAAAAACAATCCTTATATTTTTGCTATTGCAGGATTTGATGAAGCCCATTTACGTGGTCATGATTGCGTACGTAAAATCTGCGGTAAATTACCCCTGGTAAAACCTAGATTGATCCAAGGCACAAAATTAAGGAAATATATTGCCACCGTTACACAAATCCTCAACCTATCAACAAATGAGACAGACTGGCTCGCTCGCCATTTGGGTCATGATATTGCGGTGCATCGTGACTTCTACAGACTTCATGACTCAGCAATCGAAGCCACCAAAGTAAGCCGAATCTTATTGGCAGTTGATTCTGGTCAGGTGAACAAGTTTGCAGGGAAGAAactaaatgaaataaatttaaatg ATTTGCCAGACTTGGACAGCGAACAACCTGCAGTGTCCGTAGATGTCTTCTTAAATGATGATAATGAGGTATGCGAGAATGAACCCGTTGCCAGTGAACCAg AGACTCGCAATACACTCCTGGCAAATACTCAACAAAATGAAGAATTGGGAAACGTTAATGAGAATGGACCATATGAAAATGTTCCGCCTCCAGATTGCG AAACCGTGAAGCGTGTGtccaagagaaaaaaagatattTCAAAAGAGTTACCGCATTCAGAGAAGGAGAATCCGAAAAAACCCAAACGGAAGCCTCCGCTTCGGACTAGAAACCAGAAAATAGAAGATGACTCCGACAGTTATGAGCCAAGTTCTGATGGAGATTCTGAGAAGGAGTACGaagaaattgcgaagaaaagaAGTAAGTCATACTCCACAGTAAAACATCTTTCAGGCAGTGAATTTGTAAATGTTTCTCATTTGGGTCCCAAAAGAATCTTTCATAGTTTTCAACAGGCCCCTTCCTATCCCTTTTTTAgaggcaaattttcaaattttcttcggtcCTCTACATCTCGATGGGGAAAaagcaaaaccacatatctctatTACGGCGTTTCTTtctgctccaattttattttttctgaagagaAACAAGGCAACGAGAGCTTGAGAtgtatgcagaatattctgctaagagataaggaaaatcaaggaagttttcaagaaattaagttgccacagaaaaataatatgacggaaagtctgcaacgtcgtaaacggagatacgtggtttcgcactgtgGCCACCAATGTACTGTTTCAGTGCATGCGATCGTGACTGACTATAatgatatttttctttccttacttCAGTCTTTTATCCATGTAAAAGTCTACATTTACAAAAACTGTCTCAAATGGAAGAAGCAATGA